A part of Streptomyces sp. NBC_01210 genomic DNA contains:
- a CDS encoding ABC transporter ATP-binding protein: MRARDRVCAQPEAGGGSLSLLEVRNLHVTYGSGARAVPAVRGVDLSLEAGRKLGIAGESGCGKSTLALALLRLLPASARLTGEILLDGEDVLTMKWGRLRAVRWAGASIVFQGAMHSLNAVHRIGDQIAEPILLHRRATPAAAKKRVAELLHQVGLPAARADAYPHELSGGQRQRVMIAMSLACDPQLIVADEPTTALDVMIQAQILRLIEQLVAEQDISLLMISHDLAVLADTCDRLAVMYAGRVVEEGPAQRVYGAAEHPYGQALSAAFPRIGDPASRRAPRGLPGDPPDPSALPGGCAFHPRCPVALDACAEGDQVLATAGDGHRAACVRVGAAAGTEERL; this comes from the coding sequence GTGCGGGCGCGCGATCGAGTCTGTGCTCAACCCGAAGCTGGGGGTGGCTCGTTGAGCCTGCTCGAGGTCAGGAACCTGCATGTGACGTACGGCTCCGGGGCGCGGGCGGTGCCCGCCGTACGCGGCGTCGATCTCAGCCTGGAGGCCGGCCGGAAGCTGGGCATCGCGGGCGAGTCGGGCTGCGGCAAGTCGACGCTCGCCCTGGCCCTGCTCCGGCTGCTGCCCGCATCCGCCAGGCTGACCGGCGAGATCCTGCTCGACGGGGAGGACGTCCTCACCATGAAGTGGGGGCGGCTTCGGGCCGTGCGGTGGGCGGGCGCGTCGATCGTCTTCCAGGGCGCCATGCACTCGCTCAACGCGGTGCACCGGATCGGCGACCAGATCGCCGAACCGATCCTGCTGCACCGGAGGGCGACCCCGGCAGCGGCGAAGAAGCGCGTCGCCGAACTCCTCCACCAGGTGGGCCTGCCCGCCGCCCGGGCTGACGCCTATCCGCACGAGCTGTCCGGCGGCCAGCGCCAGCGCGTGATGATCGCCATGTCTCTCGCCTGCGACCCCCAGCTCATCGTGGCGGACGAGCCGACCACGGCGCTGGATGTGATGATCCAGGCGCAGATCCTGCGGCTGATCGAGCAGCTGGTCGCCGAGCAGGACATCAGCCTGCTGATGATCAGCCACGATCTGGCGGTGCTCGCCGACACCTGCGACCGGCTGGCGGTGATGTACGCGGGCCGGGTCGTGGAGGAGGGCCCGGCGCAGAGGGTGTACGGCGCGGCGGAGCATCCGTACGGGCAGGCCCTGTCCGCGGCCTTCCCACGCATCGGCGATCCCGCGTCTCGCCGGGCGCCGCGCGGTCTGCCCGGCGATCCGCCGGACCCGTCGGCGCTGCCGGGCGGCTGTGCGTTCCACCCGCGCTGCCCGGTCGCGCTGGACGCGTGCGCGGAGGGGGACCAGGTGCTGGCCACGGCGGGGGACGGGCATCGGGCGGCATGCGTGCGCGTGGGCGCCGCGGCGGGAACGGAGGAGCGGCTGTGA
- a CDS encoding ABC transporter permease, protein MTTTPVTKTTQTASSLSWARRRDSVARFWRSYRTHRTGLFGLGALALIALVALAAPLLVGADVQSVTNAPGTALERPSGEFPLGTDQFGRSLLGLLVWGARISLTVGLLAATLSVAIGTLVGIIAGHYGGWFSTVLMRITDWFLVMPTLVLAIVLATVMSRSVWTVVIAIGVTSWPTTARLVRAQTIAVESRPYIERARALGGGHSHIMSRHVLPNVMPLVLAQTTLGISSAILTEATLAFLGLGDPTIVSWGGMLQDAREAGAVSSGHWWYLAPPGIAIALVALAFTLCGRAIESVLNPKLGVAR, encoded by the coding sequence ATGACAACGACCCCGGTCACCAAGACCACACAGACCGCGTCCTCTCTCTCCTGGGCGCGCCGCCGCGATTCGGTGGCGCGTTTCTGGCGCTCGTACCGCACCCACCGGACGGGGCTCTTCGGCCTCGGCGCGCTGGCGCTCATCGCGCTGGTGGCGCTGGCCGCTCCGCTGCTCGTCGGCGCCGATGTGCAGAGCGTGACGAACGCACCGGGGACGGCGCTGGAGCGGCCGAGCGGTGAATTCCCACTCGGCACCGACCAGTTCGGGCGTTCACTGCTCGGGCTGCTGGTGTGGGGAGCAAGGATCTCGCTCACCGTGGGACTGCTGGCGGCCACCCTGTCGGTGGCCATCGGCACCCTCGTCGGCATCATCGCCGGCCACTACGGCGGCTGGTTCTCGACCGTCCTGATGCGGATCACGGACTGGTTCCTGGTGATGCCGACGCTGGTGCTGGCGATCGTGCTGGCGACCGTGATGTCCCGGAGCGTGTGGACGGTCGTCATCGCGATCGGCGTGACCAGCTGGCCGACGACGGCACGGCTGGTGCGCGCACAGACCATCGCGGTCGAGTCCCGCCCGTACATCGAACGCGCGAGGGCGCTCGGCGGCGGACACAGCCACATCATGAGCCGTCATGTGCTGCCCAATGTGATGCCGCTGGTCCTCGCCCAGACGACGCTCGGTATCTCGAGCGCGATCCTGACCGAGGCGACGCTTGCGTTCCTCGGCCTCGGTGATCCGACGATCGTCTCCTGGGGCGGCATGCTCCAGGACGCGCGGGAGGCGGGCGCGGTCTCGTCGGGCCACTGGTGGTATCTGGCGCCGCCCGGTATCGCCATCGCGCTGGTGGCGCTCGCCTTCACACTGTGCGGGCGCGCGATCGAGTCTGTGCTCAACCCGAAGCTGGGGGTGGCTCGTTGA
- a CDS encoding ABC transporter permease encodes MSTTSTTSTTAVARVPEARAASGNVRAYLRYVAGKLGGAAISLLAVLVTSFFLFRIIPGDPVKAMTHGMPTSAEQLATLRRQFGLDQPMWQQFTDYCAKALTGDLGTSYQFHAPVGELITQKVPATLLLTGAAVMIYSALGLWLGTRSAWRHGSLGDKLNTGVALTLWSVPAFWLGLLLIITFSVGVGPLPGMFPTGGMESGDRTGFAYVTDVAHHMVLPVTTLVAVGYAQTLLVTRSSLLDEMGSDYLTTARAKGLRDDVVRRRHAVPNALLPTVTMVFINLGHVAAGSILVETVFSWPGLGGLFYQALSVPDLPLVQGLFVVFAGAMILMNLFADLLYPLLDPRVGR; translated from the coding sequence ATGAGCACTACGAGCACGACAAGCACCACCGCAGTGGCGCGGGTCCCCGAGGCCCGCGCCGCGAGCGGCAACGTACGCGCCTATCTCCGCTATGTGGCGGGCAAGCTGGGCGGCGCGGCGATCTCGCTGCTCGCCGTGCTCGTCACCAGCTTCTTCCTCTTCCGGATCATCCCGGGCGACCCGGTGAAGGCCATGACCCATGGCATGCCGACGTCCGCCGAGCAACTGGCCACACTGCGCCGCCAGTTCGGTCTCGACCAGCCGATGTGGCAGCAGTTCACCGACTACTGCGCCAAGGCGCTGACGGGCGATCTCGGTACGTCGTACCAGTTCCACGCGCCCGTCGGCGAGCTGATCACACAGAAGGTGCCGGCGACGCTCCTGCTCACCGGTGCCGCCGTGATGATCTACTCGGCGCTCGGGCTCTGGCTCGGCACCCGCTCCGCGTGGCGCCACGGCAGCCTCGGCGACAAGCTCAACACCGGTGTGGCGCTCACCTTGTGGTCCGTGCCGGCCTTCTGGCTCGGCCTGCTACTGATCATCACCTTCTCGGTGGGCGTCGGTCCGCTCCCCGGAATGTTCCCGACCGGCGGCATGGAGTCCGGTGACAGGACCGGCTTCGCGTACGTCACCGATGTCGCGCACCACATGGTGCTGCCGGTCACCACCCTGGTCGCGGTCGGATACGCCCAGACGCTGCTGGTGACACGGTCCTCGCTGCTGGACGAGATGGGCAGCGACTATCTGACGACGGCCCGGGCGAAGGGGCTGCGGGACGATGTCGTACGCCGTCGGCATGCCGTTCCGAACGCGCTGCTGCCCACCGTCACCATGGTCTTCATCAACCTCGGCCATGTGGCGGCCGGTTCGATCCTCGTCGAGACGGTCTTCTCCTGGCCAGGCCTGGGCGGGCTCTTCTACCAGGCGCTGAGCGTGCCCGACCTGCCGCTTGTCCAGGGACTCTTTGTGGTCTTCGCCGGCGCGATGATCCTGATGAACCTGTTCGCCGACCTGCTCTATCCACTGCTCGATCCCCGGGTGGGCCGATGA
- a CDS encoding ABC transporter substrate-binding protein yields the protein MATKVPPRIRLLLASGAAALLVTGSATPSAQAADDGGKKVLTVAVSQSVDSLSPFLAQKLVSTTIHRLAYEYLTNYDVKDAHPIPGLATAWKPSPDKLTWTYTIRKNSKWSDGKQATAEDAAWTFNKMMTDENAATANGSFTANFKKVTAPDPETLVIELKKPQATMAALDVPIVPKHVWEKVGDFSKFNNDKKFPIVGNGPFIVTDFKVDQFVKLKPNKDFWRGTPKFDELVFKYYKDGDAAVAALQKGEVSFVQGLTPAQATALKSADNIKVNDAPGRRFFALATNPGARSKDGKAFGSGHTALLDPSVRKALFHATDRKTIVDKVFQGHAVEGEGYIPPRFESYFWKPDASQKIAYDPAKAATLLDQAGYKKNGSGKRVDKDGKALDFRILCHATDPNDKAIGKYLQEWWGELGVGLKVDCLDNVSDPWVKGDYDLAFDGWSVNPDPDFVLSIHTCSALPATPKDTGATDNFICDKQFDGLYAQQTAEYDAARRTGLVKQMESRLYDTGYMNVLAYPNAVEAYRTDQIKSIKTMPEAAGNLWGQDGYWSWWSAEPAAGDGSSDSGASKGVVIGIGAAVVLAAGLGLFVMMRRRSSAEDRE from the coding sequence ATGGCCACAAAGGTTCCACCCCGCATCCGACTGCTTCTGGCCTCCGGCGCCGCCGCCCTGTTGGTGACCGGCTCGGCAACCCCCTCGGCCCAAGCCGCCGACGACGGCGGCAAGAAAGTCCTCACCGTCGCCGTCTCGCAGAGCGTGGACTCCCTGAGCCCGTTCCTGGCGCAGAAGTTGGTCAGCACCACCATCCACCGACTGGCCTACGAGTACCTGACGAATTACGACGTCAAGGACGCCCACCCGATCCCCGGCCTCGCCACCGCGTGGAAGCCGTCCCCGGACAAGCTGACGTGGACGTACACCATCCGGAAGAACTCCAAGTGGTCCGACGGGAAGCAGGCCACCGCCGAGGACGCCGCCTGGACCTTCAACAAGATGATGACGGACGAGAACGCGGCCACCGCCAATGGCAGCTTCACGGCCAACTTCAAGAAGGTCACCGCACCGGACCCCGAAACACTGGTCATCGAGCTGAAGAAGCCGCAGGCCACCATGGCGGCGCTCGACGTCCCGATCGTGCCCAAGCATGTCTGGGAGAAGGTCGGCGACTTCTCGAAGTTCAACAACGACAAGAAGTTCCCCATCGTCGGCAACGGCCCGTTCATCGTCACCGACTTCAAGGTCGACCAGTTCGTCAAGCTCAAGCCCAACAAGGACTTCTGGCGTGGGACGCCCAAGTTCGACGAGCTGGTATTCAAGTATTACAAGGACGGTGACGCGGCGGTCGCCGCGCTGCAGAAGGGTGAGGTGTCCTTCGTCCAGGGCCTCACGCCCGCCCAGGCCACCGCCCTCAAGAGCGCCGACAACATCAAGGTCAACGACGCGCCGGGCCGCCGCTTCTTCGCCCTGGCCACCAACCCGGGCGCCAGGTCGAAGGACGGCAAGGCCTTCGGCAGCGGCCATACGGCGCTGCTCGACCCGTCCGTCCGCAAGGCCCTCTTCCACGCCACCGACCGCAAGACCATCGTCGACAAGGTCTTCCAGGGGCACGCCGTCGAGGGCGAGGGCTACATCCCGCCGCGCTTCGAGTCGTACTTCTGGAAGCCGGACGCGAGCCAGAAGATCGCGTACGACCCGGCGAAGGCTGCCACGCTCCTCGACCAAGCCGGCTACAAGAAGAACGGCAGCGGCAAGCGCGTCGACAAGGACGGCAAGGCGCTCGACTTCCGTATCCTCTGCCACGCCACCGACCCCAATGACAAGGCGATCGGCAAGTATCTGCAGGAGTGGTGGGGCGAGCTCGGCGTCGGGCTCAAGGTCGACTGTCTCGACAATGTCTCCGACCCGTGGGTCAAGGGCGACTACGACCTGGCCTTCGACGGCTGGTCCGTCAACCCGGACCCGGACTTCGTCCTCTCCATCCACACCTGTTCCGCGCTGCCTGCCACGCCCAAGGACACCGGCGCGACCGACAACTTCATCTGCGACAAGCAGTTCGACGGTCTGTACGCGCAGCAGACCGCGGAGTACGACGCCGCCAGGCGGACCGGCCTGGTCAAACAGATGGAATCCCGGCTGTACGACACGGGCTACATGAATGTCCTCGCGTATCCGAACGCCGTCGAGGCGTACCGTACCGACCAGATCAAGTCCATCAAGACGATGCCGGAGGCCGCGGGCAATCTCTGGGGTCAGGACGGCTACTGGAGTTGGTGGTCGGCCGAGCCGGCCGCCGGTGACGGCAGCTCCGACAGCGGCGCTTCCAAGGGCGTCGTGATCGGCATCGGCGCGGCTGTCGTCCTCGCCGCCGGACTCGGGCTCTTCGTCATGATGCGCCGCCGTTCCAGCGCGGAAGACCGTGAATAG
- a CDS encoding SCO5717 family growth-regulating ATPase, whose amino-acid sequence MNGDRDEIHGGWNIPVDDQSDAEPAEMTGEFTIDYTPPAWYTQNASGDTSSGGAGQQGLTPPPAPPNGPPVAVPGLPAGSGFEPSWAPTPPPPPAQVQAPVPAPAPAPAPAPAPAPAPAPAPAPAPAPTPAAVQPAPAPAAEAAAQPAPQPFGGGDIESGATMRFSPAALKREMEERAAAKETEESGSGIGSGTGSGTGSGSGTGPEGVMDDSAEAEAEPQGEAPAGATEADASEAASADDTADSVGDEPQDSDGDDAEPRDEAAQADAEVPADAEVPAQEPADSVPQDAAPADSVPQDAAPADSVPQDAPPAPAPVQPWSPTPPAQSTGLPPLPPAFQPAAPTSAPQWPVSAQTNDQSAPPQAQLPAQNGPQAAPAWQTSAPAAPSVPFVPEQQGGYGFPQQGRPGQPAPAAPLPPDVPGPDAQNPHGGYGFPQHGQPVPGQPAPHGYGFPQPGQPGQPAAHTPVPPQTPNLPAPATPLHAAQQGQPVPPSPAPAAPLPPAVPGPNTQAPHGGYGFPQPGQPGQPAAHAPVPPQTPNLPAPATPYLPAQQGQPQAPPQAGPTDPRTGASWPTPVTHDQRERSVPGAPLGYTAAVELSSDRLVRGKQKAKSSRNPSSAARFKLGGKKEEAERQRKLDLIRTPVLSCYRIAVISLKGGVGKTTTTTALGSTLATERQDKILAIDANPDAGTLGRRVRRETGATIRDLVQAIPYLNSYMDIRRFTSQAPSGLEIIANDVDPAVSTTFNDEDYRRAIDVLGKQYPIILTDSGTGLLYSAMRGVLDLADQLIIISTPSVDGASSASTTLDWLSAHGYAELVQRSLTVISGVRETGKMIKVDDIVQHFQTRCRGVIVVPFDEHLSAGAEVDLDMMRPKTREAYFNLSALIAEDFVRAQQQQGLWTADGNPPPHLAPPMPGHQQAPGHPMPGQAAPGQPMPGQPYPPQQPYPQGEPQPPYGGQQPPQGQQPYPPQGWQQSLPSQAQSPAPPAPVHGLPGQPVQPGPQGQPGGPGQPDLQGPVPPAGWPQQQPPQAPPAPQQ is encoded by the coding sequence GTGAACGGCGATCGGGACGAGATCCACGGGGGCTGGAACATTCCCGTCGATGATCAGTCCGACGCGGAGCCCGCCGAGATGACGGGTGAGTTCACCATCGACTACACCCCGCCGGCCTGGTACACGCAGAACGCGTCGGGCGATACATCGAGCGGGGGTGCGGGTCAGCAGGGGCTCACGCCTCCTCCCGCGCCGCCCAACGGTCCGCCGGTTGCGGTGCCGGGGCTGCCCGCGGGCAGTGGCTTCGAGCCGAGCTGGGCGCCGACGCCGCCGCCTCCTCCGGCACAGGTTCAGGCACCCGTGCCGGCTCCTGCCCCGGCGCCTGCCCCCGCGCCTGCTCCTGCACCGGCTCCTGCCCCTGCCCCTGCGCCTGCGCCTGCGCCCACGCCCGCTGCTGTGCAGCCGGCTCCGGCTCCGGCTGCTGAGGCGGCCGCCCAGCCCGCGCCGCAGCCTTTCGGAGGCGGCGATATCGAGAGCGGGGCGACCATGCGGTTCTCCCCGGCCGCGCTGAAGCGCGAGATGGAGGAGCGGGCCGCGGCCAAGGAGACGGAGGAGTCCGGCTCCGGTATCGGTTCCGGCACTGGTTCCGGCACTGGTTCTGGCTCCGGCACTGGTCCGGAGGGCGTAATGGACGATTCCGCCGAGGCCGAAGCCGAACCTCAGGGCGAGGCTCCGGCGGGTGCCACCGAAGCCGACGCGTCCGAGGCCGCCTCCGCGGATGACACCGCGGACTCGGTCGGCGACGAGCCGCAGGACTCCGACGGAGACGACGCCGAGCCCCGTGACGAGGCCGCCCAGGCGGACGCGGAAGTTCCGGCGGACGCGGAGGTTCCGGCCCAGGAGCCGGCCGACTCGGTACCCCAGGACGCCGCCCCGGCCGACTCGGTACCCCAGGACGCCGCCCCGGCCGACTCCGTACCCCAGGACGCTCCGCCCGCGCCCGCGCCGGTTCAGCCGTGGTCCCCGACGCCCCCGGCACAGAGCACCGGACTGCCGCCGCTGCCGCCCGCCTTCCAGCCGGCCGCACCGACGTCCGCGCCGCAGTGGCCGGTATCCGCGCAGACAAACGACCAGTCCGCCCCACCGCAGGCTCAGCTGCCGGCGCAGAACGGTCCTCAGGCCGCGCCCGCGTGGCAGACATCCGCCCCGGCGGCCCCGTCCGTTCCCTTTGTTCCTGAGCAGCAGGGCGGTTACGGGTTCCCGCAGCAGGGCCGGCCCGGTCAGCCCGCGCCCGCCGCGCCGCTGCCCCCGGACGTCCCGGGCCCCGACGCGCAGAACCCGCACGGCGGTTACGGCTTCCCCCAGCACGGACAGCCGGTGCCGGGACAGCCCGCCCCGCACGGCTACGGATTCCCGCAGCCCGGACAGCCCGGCCAGCCCGCAGCACACACGCCCGTACCGCCGCAGACGCCGAACCTGCCCGCGCCCGCCACACCCCTTCACGCCGCGCAGCAGGGCCAGCCCGTGCCGCCGTCGCCCGCGCCCGCCGCGCCGCTGCCCCCGGCCGTCCCTGGCCCCAATACACAGGCCCCGCACGGCGGCTACGGCTTCCCCCAGCCCGGGCAGCCCGGGCAGCCCGCAGCACACGCGCCCGTACCGCCGCAGACGCCGAACCTGCCCGCGCCCGCCACGCCCTATCTGCCCGCGCAGCAGGGCCAGCCACAGGCTCCCCCGCAGGCCGGGCCCACCGACCCGCGGACCGGTGCCTCCTGGCCCACGCCCGTCACGCACGACCAGCGCGAGCGTTCCGTGCCCGGCGCCCCGCTCGGATACACCGCCGCCGTCGAGCTCTCCTCCGACCGCCTGGTCCGGGGCAAGCAGAAGGCCAAGAGCAGCCGCAATCCCTCCAGCGCCGCCCGCTTCAAGCTCGGCGGCAAGAAGGAGGAGGCGGAGCGGCAGCGCAAACTCGACCTCATCCGTACACCGGTGCTGTCCTGCTACCGGATCGCGGTCATCAGCCTCAAGGGCGGCGTCGGCAAGACCACGACGACGACCGCGCTCGGCTCGACCCTGGCCACCGAGCGGCAGGACAAGATCCTGGCGATCGACGCCAACCCGGACGCCGGCACGCTCGGCCGCCGGGTGCGGCGCGAGACCGGGGCCACCATCCGTGACCTGGTCCAGGCGATCCCGTACCTCAACTCGTACATGGACATCCGCCGGTTCACCTCGCAGGCGCCCTCGGGTCTGGAGATCATCGCCAACGACGTGGACCCGGCGGTCTCGACGACGTTCAACGACGAGGACTACCGGCGTGCGATCGACGTACTGGGCAAGCAGTACCCGATCATCCTGACCGACTCCGGTACCGGTCTGCTCTACAGCGCGATGCGCGGAGTGCTGGATCTGGCCGACCAGTTGATCATCATCTCGACGCCGTCCGTGGACGGTGCGAGCAGTGCGTCGACGACACTGGACTGGCTTTCCGCCCATGGGTACGCCGAGCTGGTGCAGCGTTCCCTCACGGTCATCTCCGGGGTCCGCGAGACCGGAAAGATGATCAAGGTCGATGACATCGTTCAGCACTTCCAGACGCGCTGCCGCGGTGTGATCGTGGTGCCCTTCGACGAGCACCTTTCGGCCGGCGCCGAGGTCGACCTCGACATGATGCGCCCCAAGACCCGTGAGGCGTACTTCAACCTGTCCGCGCTGATCGCCGAGGACTTCGTACGCGCTCAGCAGCAGCAGGGGTTGTGGACCGCGGACGGCAACCCGCCGCCGCACCTGGCCCCGCCGATGCCGGGCCACCAGCAGGCGCCGGGGCATCCGATGCCCGGACAGGCCGCCCCCGGACAGCCCATGCCCGGACAGCCGTACCCGCCGCAGCAGCCGTACCCGCAGGGGGAGCCGCAGCCGCCGTACGGTGGCCAGCAGCCGCCGCAGGGTCAGCAGCCCTATCCGCCGCAGGGCTGGCAGCAGTCGCTGCCCTCCCAGGCGCAGTCCCCCGCTCCGCCCGCACCTGTCCACGGACTGCCCGGCCAGCCGGTCCAGCCCGGTCCGCAGGGCCAGCCGGGTGGTCCGGGACAACCGGATCTGCAGGGGCCCGTACCGCCCGCCGGATGGCCGCAGCAGCAGCCTCCACAGGCACCGCCAGCCCCTCAGCAGTAG
- the eccE gene encoding type VII secretion protein EccE: MASATRVRPAPHGQASVRPTTPSQGPAAPRLKARPGHFGSFRLQQLVLIEIAAALLLVAWVIDPLMLVPAFVVAALLVLLALLRRHRRSMPEWLATVFALRARRRRAASLVLPPDTEPGLAPAVECDPALRTYTYSDRDRRPVGMIGDGTFLTAVLQVESDATALRPDRTARPLPMALLRDVLDVDGIRLESAQIVQHTQPAPAPHLPQQSVAARNYAPLQAQTGSPAIRITWIALKLDPELCPEAVAARGGGLDGAQKCLVRTADQLASRLTGAGFRATVLTEEELTAAIATSSCASPMANAQASRAETPASRTQETSRTWRVDDRRHTTYWVSRWPQLGGGGAPMPQLVALLTSIPALATTFSLTLGHGDRQGVTVSGHVRITGRSDEELVAARHELERAARGVKTGLVRLDREQLPGMLATLPLGGAR; the protein is encoded by the coding sequence ATGGCTTCCGCGACGCGGGTGCGGCCGGCACCCCACGGGCAGGCCTCAGTACGACCCACCACACCGTCCCAGGGACCGGCGGCACCCCGACTCAAGGCACGGCCAGGGCACTTCGGTTCGTTCCGACTGCAACAGCTCGTACTGATCGAGATCGCCGCGGCGCTGCTCCTTGTGGCCTGGGTGATCGATCCGCTGATGCTGGTTCCCGCTTTTGTGGTCGCCGCGCTGCTGGTGCTGCTGGCCCTGCTGCGCAGGCACCGGCGCTCGATGCCCGAGTGGCTCGCCACCGTCTTCGCCCTCCGCGCGCGCAGGCGCAGGGCCGCATCGCTGGTCCTCCCGCCCGATACGGAACCGGGGCTCGCGCCCGCCGTCGAGTGCGACCCCGCTCTGCGGACGTACACGTACAGCGACCGCGACCGGCGACCGGTGGGCATGATCGGCGACGGGACCTTCCTGACGGCCGTGCTGCAGGTCGAGTCGGACGCCACGGCCCTGCGGCCGGACCGTACCGCCAGGCCGCTGCCAATGGCTCTGCTGCGCGATGTGCTCGACGTCGACGGCATCCGGCTGGAGTCGGCACAGATCGTCCAGCACACCCAGCCCGCGCCCGCACCGCATCTGCCGCAGCAGTCGGTCGCCGCGCGCAACTACGCACCGCTGCAGGCGCAGACCGGGTCACCCGCGATACGGATCACCTGGATCGCGCTGAAGCTCGACCCTGAACTCTGCCCGGAAGCGGTGGCGGCGCGCGGCGGCGGCCTCGATGGCGCGCAGAAGTGCCTCGTGCGGACCGCCGACCAGCTGGCGAGCCGGCTGACCGGCGCCGGATTCCGGGCCACCGTGCTGACCGAGGAAGAGCTGACGGCGGCCATCGCCACCTCCTCCTGCGCCAGCCCGATGGCCAACGCACAGGCGAGCCGGGCGGAGACACCCGCGTCGCGCACCCAGGAGACCTCGCGCACCTGGCGCGTCGACGACCGCCGCCACACCACGTACTGGGTGAGCCGCTGGCCCCAACTGGGCGGCGGCGGGGCCCCGATGCCGCAGCTCGTCGCCCTGCTCACCTCCATCCCCGCGCTGGCCACCACTTTCAGCCTCACGCTGGGGCACGGCGACCGGCAGGGCGTGACGGTCAGCGGGCATGTCCGCATCACGGGGCGCAGCGACGAGGAACTGGTCGCCGCGCGCCATGAACTGGAGCGCGCCGCTCGCGGGGTCAAGACCGGGCTGGTGCGGCTCGACCGTGAGCAGCTGCCCGGCATGCTCGCCACACTGCCGCTCGGGGGAGCCCGCTGA
- the eccB gene encoding type VII secretion protein EccB — protein sequence MASRRDELNAYTFAKKRTVAAFLQPSTTGTEEGAPRPMRAVVPSIIVGALVVAGFGAFGMFKPVAPKDWAQPGTKVIVGKDSTTRYVVLATGKGKNQKVLLHPVLNLASARLLLTPQQFKVIQVSDDILDSGKPPRGPILGIPYAPDRLPSAKEAAESKRWAVCEQPGGGKGGTVQKATFVLGDRDMKRTEGEQRLSGGQVLYVKGQNGLRYLVDAGGTKYLVRGSQSDAGFLTRALVGSKEPQSVTDDWLATLHDGTPVDFPAIPGQVGASAGIGGGLTSEQDQVGMVLQAQTGSGPQHYVVLPGKVQPVSDFTAWLLINSPQTDKLNMRGEAVSVDAASFAPESDFFGAQYHWPSLRSKQVNSRGGDRDTVCSVLRKVDDKGRTTLSTWAGSEYPAEITAGGTSTYVTPGTGLLYTQVQGKQTKPDGSLFLVTDTGLRYAVQANGDSDANRSDIGTGDQQKQQDGRPEPSQAQIRLGYEKVTPTLVPINWSEFLSKGPRLDTNSARQPQGS from the coding sequence ATGGCATCACGGCGGGATGAGCTCAACGCGTACACCTTTGCGAAGAAGCGCACGGTGGCGGCATTCCTCCAACCGTCCACCACGGGTACGGAGGAGGGGGCACCGCGCCCGATGCGCGCCGTCGTCCCCAGCATCATCGTCGGTGCGCTGGTCGTGGCGGGATTCGGCGCCTTCGGCATGTTCAAGCCCGTGGCTCCCAAGGACTGGGCCCAGCCCGGCACCAAGGTGATCGTCGGCAAGGACTCCACCACGCGCTATGTCGTCCTCGCCACCGGCAAGGGCAAGAACCAGAAGGTCCTCCTCCACCCCGTTCTGAACCTCGCGTCCGCGCGACTGCTGCTCACCCCCCAGCAGTTCAAGGTGATCCAGGTAAGCGACGACATCCTGGACTCGGGCAAGCCCCCGCGCGGCCCGATTCTCGGCATTCCGTACGCACCCGACCGACTGCCGTCCGCCAAGGAGGCCGCCGAGTCCAAGCGCTGGGCGGTCTGCGAGCAGCCCGGCGGCGGTAAGGGCGGCACCGTGCAGAAGGCGACCTTCGTCCTGGGCGACCGCGATATGAAGCGGACCGAGGGCGAGCAGCGCCTCAGCGGTGGCCAAGTCCTGTACGTCAAGGGCCAGAACGGGCTGCGCTACCTCGTGGACGCCGGCGGCACCAAGTACCTGGTGCGCGGCAGCCAGAGCGATGCCGGGTTCCTCACCCGCGCCCTGGTCGGCAGCAAGGAGCCGCAGTCCGTCACCGACGACTGGCTGGCGACGCTGCACGACGGCACCCCGGTCGACTTTCCCGCCATCCCCGGCCAGGTCGGCGCGAGCGCGGGCATCGGCGGCGGGCTGACGAGCGAGCAGGACCAGGTCGGCATGGTCCTCCAGGCCCAGACCGGCTCCGGGCCGCAGCACTACGTCGTGCTGCCCGGCAAGGTCCAGCCGGTCTCCGACTTCACCGCCTGGCTGCTCATCAACTCCCCGCAGACCGACAAGCTCAACATGCGCGGCGAGGCGGTCAGCGTCGACGCGGCGTCGTTCGCCCCGGAGAGTGACTTCTTCGGCGCTCAGTACCACTGGCCCTCGCTCAGGTCGAAGCAGGTCAACTCCCGGGGCGGCGACCGCGACACCGTCTGCAGCGTGCTGCGCAAGGTCGACGACAAGGGCCGTACGACCCTGTCCACCTGGGCCGGCTCCGAGTACCCCGCGGAGATAACCGCAGGCGGCACCAGCACCTATGTCACCCCCGGAACCGGTCTTCTCTACACGCAGGTCCAGGGCAAGCAGACCAAGCCCGACGGCTCGCTCTTCCTGGTGACCGACACCGGACTGCGGTACGCCGTCCAGGCGAACGGCGACAGCGACGCGAACCGCTCCGACATCGGCACGGGCGACCAGCAGAAGCAGCAGGACGGCCGGCCCGAGCCCAGCCAGGCGCAGATCCGGCTCGGATACGAGAAGGTCACTCCGACCCTCGTACCGATCAACTGGTCGGAGTTCCTGTCCAAGGGACCCCGGCTCGACACCAACAGCGCGCGTCAGCCGCAGGGTTCGTAG